A stretch of DNA from Nitrospira sp. KM1:
CGATCGACCTGAAATCCGAACTGGTGTTCGTGGGTGACGAGGGAACAACGGAAAGCCGTGGCCCGACCCGTCGGCGCGGCGTCGAGGCGGCCGTGCGTGGTCAGGTGTGGGGGCCGCTGTATGTCAACGGCAGCATCACGTGGTCGAAAGCAGAATTTACCAACGGCGATGCCATTCCTCTGGCCCCCGAATTGACGGCCTATGGTGCGGTATTGCTCCAATGGCCCGAAGGGCTTCGTTCGCAAATCCAAGCCACGTATCTCGGCGTGAGACCGCTGGTCGAAGATCGAAGCGTGAAGGCTCCGTCATGGGTGGACATCGATCTCTCGGAGCGGTATATCCTTCCAGTGAAACTTCCACATGGTCGCCTGGAAGCGTTCCTGTTCGTTCAAAACATTCTCAATACGAAGTGGGAGCAAGCCACGTTTTACTTTGAGTCGCGACTTCGTAACGAGGCCAACGGCGTCAACGACATTCATTTTGTCCCGGGCAATCCCAGGTTTTTCATGGGTGGGTTAGCCTGGTATTTTTGAGAGGAGGATCCATCTTGGGACCTGGAGGCGCCGATTCTGCTACCATGGCAATGGTGCAAGGCTTCACGATAATGTTCAACCTTTACACAGGACGATGATGATGAAACCGACATCGATTTCGCATTTTATCGATCACCACTATAGACATTTCAACGCCGCGGCGATGAAGGACGCCGCGCAAGCCTACCGTAAACATGTCGAAGGCGGCGGAAAGATGTTGGTCACTCTCGCCGGTGCGATGAGCACGGCGGAATTGGGGCTGTCGCTCGCCGAAATGATCCGGCAGGACAAGGTGCATGCGATCTGTTGCACCGGTGCCAATCTGGAGGAGGATGTGTTCAACCTGGTTGCGCATGACCATTATGAGCGCATTCCCCATTATCGGGAGCTGAGTGGAGCGAATGAAGAAGCGTTGCTGGAGCGGCATCTGAATCGAGTGACCGATACCTGCATTCCGGAGGAAGAGGCGATGCGCCGCGTGGAGCGTGCCGTATTTGAAGAGTGGGCTCTGGCCGAGCGAAACGGGGAACGGCATTTCCCGCATGTGTATCTCTATCGTCTTTTGAAGCAGGGAACGCTGAAGACGCATTATCAAGTCGACCCACAAGACAGCTGGTTGCATGCAGCGGCCGAGAAAGATCTGCCGATGTTCGTCCCGGGATGGGAGGACTCGACGCTGGGAAATATTTACGCGGCGCATTGCATCACGGGAAAACTTCGAAGCGTGCATACGGTTCGGACCGGTGTGGAGTATATGACCGAGCTGGCCGGATGGTACATGCGGGTCGCCTCGGCACGTTCGCTCGGATTTTTCCAGATTGGAGGCGGAATCGCCGGAGATTTTCCGATCTGCGTCGTGCCGATGCTGAGCCAGGATCTGAAGCGGGAACATGTGCCGCTCTGGGGATATTTTTGCCAGATCAGCGATTCCACGACCAGTTATGGGTCGTATTCGGGTGCCGTGCCGAATGAAAAGATCACATGGGGCAAGTTGAGCATCGACACACCAAAATTCATCATCGAATCGGATGCCACCATCGTGGCGCCGATGATCTTTGCGTATGTCCTCCACTGGTGAGAGGACGCGTCGCCTGGAAGATTGTCGAGTGCTGGTGACCGGTGGTGCCGGGTTCATCGGCAGCGCTCTCATTTGGGGTCTCAATCGACAGGGATGCACCGACATCGTTGTCGTCGATCGGTTGCGCCACACCGACAAATGGCGTCATCTCGTTCCTTTGCGATTTCGGGATTATGTGGAGGCGGAGGACTTCTTAGCCCGTTTGCAAGACGGGGAGCTTGGAACATTCGACATCGTGCTGCACCTCGGCGCATGCTCGTCAACCACCGAACGGGACGCGACCTATCTGGTCCGCAACAATTTTGAATTCACCAAAGCGTTGGCCCGAACTTCATTGGCGACCAATGCGCGGTTTCTCTATGCGTCATCGGCGGCGACGTATGGTAATGGGGCGGCAGGGATGAGCGATACCGAGCCAGATCTGGACGGATTCAGCCCGCTCAATGCATATGGCTTTTCCAAGCACCTCTTCGACCGACACGCATGGAGGAACGGCTGGCTCGACCACATCGTCGGGTTGAAATACTTCAACGTCTTCGGCCCCA
This window harbors:
- the rfaD gene encoding ADP-glyceromanno-heptose 6-epimerase, whose translation is MSSTGERTRRLEDCRVLVTGGAGFIGSALIWGLNRQGCTDIVVVDRLRHTDKWRHLVPLRFRDYVEAEDFLARLQDGELGTFDIVLHLGACSSTTERDATYLVRNNFEFTKALARTSLATNARFLYASSAATYGNGAAGMSDTEPDLDGFSPLNAYGFSKHLFDRHAWRNGWLDHIVGLKYFNVFGPNEDHKGDMRSMVHKATVQLQETGTIRLFKSYRPDYKDGEQQRDFLYVKDAVAMTLHLATRTGANGLFNIGSGTTHTWNELAAAVCRALKRETAIEYIDMPEDLRPRYQYFTKADIGKLRGSGFSDALTPFESAIHDYATNYLLRDRYLGSPVSSASGLEIDRGTP
- a CDS encoding deoxyhypusine synthase family protein, with translation MKPTSISHFIDHHYRHFNAAAMKDAAQAYRKHVEGGGKMLVTLAGAMSTAELGLSLAEMIRQDKVHAICCTGANLEEDVFNLVAHDHYERIPHYRELSGANEEALLERHLNRVTDTCIPEEEAMRRVERAVFEEWALAERNGERHFPHVYLYRLLKQGTLKTHYQVDPQDSWLHAAAEKDLPMFVPGWEDSTLGNIYAAHCITGKLRSVHTVRTGVEYMTELAGWYMRVASARSLGFFQIGGGIAGDFPICVVPMLSQDLKREHVPLWGYFCQISDSTTSYGSYSGAVPNEKITWGKLSIDTPKFIIESDATIVAPMIFAYVLHW